The Magnolia sinica isolate HGM2019 chromosome 10, MsV1, whole genome shotgun sequence genome includes a window with the following:
- the LOC131217603 gene encoding pentatricopeptide repeat-containing protein At1g08070, chloroplastic-like, with translation MACLILCSPSLPSSPNQRQWNKLIKQQALSGNMEQAISMFVKMLEAGISGDNFTFPIVLKAAACLSSASTGASIHGHTIKTCFSIHAFVQTALINMYSTLGHVEHARLVFEKMLHKDLISWNSMLDAYASRGQMDDAVKLFDTMPVRDKVSFNIMVFGLSNIGREDLAGQMFDGIPVKDVVSWNSMISAYVKVGKIDAARGLFERMPERNVVSWNAIIAGHVQSHRYIEAVDLFYDMKAHVVKPNHLTLVSVLSACAHMGSLEIGRNMHIHAMETGLASDHCVATALIDMYAKCGSIENALEVFYKSQEKDVFCWNSMISGLAIHGHGQASIKLFHDMRSQGVKPDDITFIGLLSACSHSGLVEAGCRIFTYMDEHGISPKSEHYGCMVDLMGRAGLLDNANEIIESMPFEPGASVLGALLSACVVHRNVEMGQIIAERAAARADCMSDGEYMMLANMYATCGRWADASRWRAVMNDAGISKTAGCSMIEVNGRLHRFLAGDLK, from the coding sequence ATGGCTTGCCTAATTCTCTGCTCTCCGTCCTTGCCATCTTCTCCCAACCAACGCCAATGGAATAAGCTTATCAAACAGCAAGCTCTCAGTGGCAACATGGAACAAGCAATTTCCATGTTCGTGAAGATGCTAGAAGCAGGAATCAGCGGTGATAATTTCACGTTCCCGATCGTACTCAAGGCGGCCGCTTGTCTTTCATCCGCATCTACTGGTGCCAGCATTcatggccacaccataaaaacctGCTTCTCGATTCATGCTTTTGTGCAGACCGCTCTCATCAACATGTATTCGACGCTTGGACACGTCGAACATGCTCGTCTGGTGTTTGAGAAGATGTTGCATAAAGATCTGATTTCTTGGAATTCCATGCTCGATGCGTATGCTTCTCGTGGGCAGATGGATGATGCCGTCAAGTTGTTTGATACAATGCCCGTTAGAGATAAGGTTTCTTTCAATATCATGGTCTTTGGGCTTTCGAATATTGGACGGGAAGATTTAGCAGGGCAGATGTTCGATGGAATTCCTGTTAAAGATGTTGTCTCATGGAATTCGATGATTTCTGCCTATgtcaaggtgggaaagattgATGCAGCTCGCGGTTTATTTGAACGGATGCCAGAAAGGAATGTAGTCTCTTGGAATGCGATCATTGCTGGTCATGTACAAAGTCATCGCTACATTGAAGCCGTTGATTTGTTCTATGATATGAAGGCCCATGTCGTTAAGCCTAACCATCTGACTCTGGTGAGTGTCTTATCTGCATGCGCCCACATGGGTTCGCTTGAAATTGGAAGAAACATGCACATCCATGCAATGGAAACTGGACTCGCATCAGATCACTGTGTAGCCACGGCGCTGATAGATATGTATGCAAAATGTGGCAGTATAGAAAATGCTCTTGAGGTGTTTTACAAGTCTCAGGAGAAGGATGTATTCTGCTGGAATTCAATGATTTCAGGACTGGCAATTCATGGCCATGGCCAAGCTTCCATAAAGCTCTTCCATGACATGAGAAGCCAAGGCGTGAAGCCTGACGATATAACCTTCATTGGCCTTCTGAGTGCATGTAGCCATTCAGGGTTGGTAGAGGCAGGCTGCCGCATCTTCACATACATGGACGAACACGGCATTTCACCCAAGTCAGAGCACTATGGATGCATGGTTGATCTTATGGGCCGTGCGGGGCTGCTTGATAATGCTAATGAGATCATTGAGAGCATGCCATTTGAGCCTGGAGCGAGCGTCTTGGGTGCATTGCTTAGTGCTTGTGTTGTTCATAGGAATGTGGAGATGGGCCAGATCATCGCCGAGCGGGCTGCAGCTAGAGCTGATTGTATGAGTGATGGGGAGTATATGATGCTGGCTAACATGTATGCAACATGTGGGAGGTGGGCAGATGCAAGTAGATGGAGGGCTGTGATGAATGATGCAGGGATTAGTAAAACAGCTGGTTGTAGCATGATTGAGGTTAATGGTAGATTGCACAGGTTTCTGGCTGGTGATCTTAAATGA
- the LOC131257544 gene encoding uncharacterized protein LOC131257544, whose amino-acid sequence MKISLLPFLFLISCFLAHLIFAHKYVGPPKDDGRHLQQGLNATVGLNGGGLGEELPIRRSQKREAGGVRGGGGGGALKHPQDHKRHSGAFTVLKLQAFDSSDAMLTTIVMILMYGLLPFF is encoded by the exons ATGAAGATAAGCTTGCTGCCATTTCTCTTTCTCATCTCATGCtttctggcccacctgattttcgcCCACAAATATGTCGGTCCACCGAAGGACGATGGACGTCACCTTCAACAAG GTTTAAATGCAACTGTTGGATTGAATGGCGGAGGGCTAGGTGAAGAGTTACCCATCAGAAGATCGCAGAAGCGCGAAGCAGGAGGAGTTAGGGGAGGTGGTGGTGGAGGAGCTCTTAAACACCCACAAGATCACAAGAGGCACAGTGGTGCATTTACCGTACTAAAATTACAAGCATTTGATAGCTCTGATGCCATGTTAACTACTATTGTCATGATATTGATGTATggtcttcttcccttcttctga